DNA sequence from the Armigeres subalbatus isolate Guangzhou_Male chromosome 1, GZ_Asu_2, whole genome shotgun sequence genome:
TTTCATTATGTTtacgaaaatattgaaaaatactttttttcaacaTCAGCACCATTAAAGAATCCTCTCCGAGTAATTACTGTGAAATATAACTGTTCCAACAGCTGTTTTGACGTTAGAATTTGTTAACATCCTGCGGCTGTCTGATTCCACCTTTGTTTCAACCATCAAGTATAATCTGCGCTCGCCCAATATCAGTGGAAAAAGTGaatgttttattgttctttacCTCTTAATATCCATGCAATTGAAGTGTTTTTTATTTTACGTATAAAATTAAGCCGAAAATGTTGGTAACACTTcattctcaaccaaataaaaatgcacGGCGAATGGATCCCCCAGAAAATAACTGTGTCTATTCACCGGTCATCGAAATCGTGAGTACTATGAATGATACCGCCATTATTTTGTACAGGTTGAGCAGAAGCAATGGTTTTCCGGGTATGACTTGTTGGTCATAAGAGTTACGTGACGTTAATGAGCATTAATTTCTGCATCTCCAATATAATTCTTTTGATTATGTCATTTATGTATATAAACTTCACATGTTTATGTTTAACTAAATGAAAAACacgaataacattttaaaatcagtgtttaaattcatattttaattAATATAAATGAAAAGTTCTTATGCACGGTGAATGGGTACCTACCCACACGGTGAATGGTGCCCTAACACGGCGAAAGGTTACTCTAATATATCACTGAAAAATTATCTACAACCATCTATCTTACCAAAAACAGatagttttcgatttttattcgaattaaaacaattatttaagTTTCGTGACGGTGTTCAAGagtataattttcaatttaaattatttggaaAGCTCTAAGATTTGCTTAATTGCCTAAAATGCACGGTTAATGGCGACTTGACggtacactggttaaacaaatttctgctacgctaggtagatttttttttcattttgcgttctcccggactagctgccgtcccatgaccagcagcaacacgatcaattccgcattcatattgtacaagcggcgcagccaaatttttttgataatataaagaatggtttaagtttaaatttgtttcgaaattccgcggaattccgttaaatttcgttagaagctagttttatCTAGcgtaatttttgtaattttacgaaacgaaacgaaatcaagaaatgtgatttcgccatgctcaaattccgcgaaattccgcggaatttcgtttcgaaccacctgatacgaaatttttcgaaatatcgCATATGCTTATGCATTGGATGCTACGATCTTCACCGGTAAGTGCAAGTTTCCATTGGTTTCGTGAGTTTTTAGCTAGCTGTTCGGTTGAATCCTTCCACGATTGATACAGGCCGAGTCGCTGAAAGAAATGAAGGGGTGCTTTTTTACCTTTATAATCAAATACTGAAGCGACTTGCCTGGATCGGAGGCCATAGCGGCCTCCGCAATTGCCGGTTGGCAATGATATCCTACGTCGGGTGGTGCTAATTTCTTATTTTGACTTGCAGAGTTCAATGATGAAGAATAATGGATCGGATTGATGAATTGTGACCAAGTTGACGACTTCGGACTGGAACGATGAGATGATAATTCTGGACAGTATATTAAAATACCAGTCGACATGTGGCGGGACTTAAGCGTCGTGTAATCCCTCGGAAAAGCGGTGACATCCGTTTATCCTTGCTGTGACTATTTTGGTGTGGACAAAGAAGTACAAATGGTTGCTGGAAAATATGAGAGGGTGCTTTTTAATCCttttaatcaaaacaaaaaacgaCTTCCCTGGAACGGAGGCCCTCCATGGCCTCCGTAGGTGATGAATGCCGGGTGGCATTAGGATCCCTCTCATTATTGTTCAGTCTGTTGGCTGATGGTGGTCATTCGAAGTGCGTGAAGAACAGATGCCTCTACCTCAAACGATGAAACGTAGATCACGAATGACTTCCAGATTATACGAACGCTTAAGTGCTGGTTTGACGATGCTGAATAAACATGCATGGACGATTTCCAATACACATGCAACCATTGACCATCACCGAAATCGGACGTGTTACCTCAACTGACTAGGGATATTTCTGCTGGGCTGGAGAATGGTTCAGACAAAATGGAACCAGGGGCAAACATTACTGAGAAAAGATGAGCAATTactttttggaaaaacttaacTGGTATGCGGAGGCCGAGAATAATCGACCTCCGCTGGTGGGGGAGTCCTAGTTTTCCCCATTTAATGTCAAAATGTTGTCCCGAATTGGTAATACACAGACCTTCGAGATTGCTCTGCGGTAGCTGCCGTCCTTTGTCTTGACGGTAACAACTCTTACATGCCCGTCTCCACCACTGTGAATATCAATCACACGACCCAGTTTCCACTTCAAAGGAGgttgttcttcttctttcagGACCACCATAGTCCCTACAACGGTGTTATTCCGTCTAATAGTCCACCTTGTCCGGTTGTGAAGATCCGAAAGATATAATTTTGACCATTTCTTCCACAGTTGTTGGATGTGCCGCTGAGCCGTTTGATAGGCTGTAAGGCGATTCTCGGGAATACCATCTAGATCAGGTTCCGGAATAGCCGTGAGGGTTCGCTGAATTAGAAAGTGACCTGGAGTTAATGCTTCGAAGTCGTCCGGATCATTACTGAGCGCAGTCAGCGGTCTCGAGTTTAAAACGGCTTCTGCTTGTGCCAGTATTGTATTCATCTCGTCATAAAGAAGTGTTCGCAAGCCAATCGTTCGTTTAAGCAACAGCTTGAAAGACTTGACAGCCGACTCCCACAATCCACCAAAGTTGGGCGAACGTGGTGGAATGAAACGAAAGACAATCTGCTCGTCTGTGGAGTGTCTGGTCACGGTTGATTGGAACTGCTGATCACTGAACAACCTATGTAGTTCCTCGAGGCGACGTCTCGCACCGACAAAATTGCGGCCATTGTCGCACATAATTATTTCTGGTTCGCCACGCCGGGCAGTAAATCGCTTCAATGTTGCGATGAAGCCTTGAGCGGAGAGATCTGCAGCTAGCTCCAAGTGCACAGCCTTGGTGACTAAGCAAATGTAAACAGCAACGAAGACCTTTGTAGGACGATTGCGGCGGTGATGGTATGCAACATTGAACGGTCCGCAATAGTCAACTCCAACTCGTAGAAATGGTGGACAAGGAGTGACTCTCTCCGTTGGGAGGTCAGCCATAAGTTGATCTTGAATCCGTGGTTTCGCTCTAAAGCAAGGTACATATTCGTGAATCACTTTCCGCACGAGATTGCGAATGTTGGTGGGCCAGAAACGTTCTCGAATGGACGCAATGGTCAGCTGCTGACCACCATGCAACATCTGTCGGTGATAGTTGTGTAGCTTGCTgctgcgccaggaaatcacccattgCGCATTATTGCACTCGGCGAAGGTATCGCCTTACTCGGATCACTGTTGGACTCTGAATGAGGAAGAACGATGCTTGGCTGCTTGCTCGTCACCAACACCAAGACGGCATAAGCAGCATAACTTATAGAGTGGTatacaacagggctgtctcgcccCACACATCCCCCTTTCTctccggatttttttattagtcTCTTGCAATTATAACTTGTCCTTGGTTttcttttttattgtaaatgtatTATTGAGCTTATATTTAATTAAACACTCGGTAAAAATACCACTATAAAGATTTATTTGCCGAAGGCACCATTCAAAGGGCAAGGaaatcgaaaaccattttctacGGAATATTGTCTTATATTTATGCAACCAACAGATATTTCCGGTTTGAATAGATGAAGTTTCCTCCAACGGTTGTTCATTCGCCTCATTCATATGCTCCAAGATTCAATTTGTACGTTGGTCTTCCTGGTCTTCAACCCATAGAGGGCCATCGCACTTTGTAGGTGGTTGTAAGTACGATTTTCTACTACAATTTTGGCGCGTCAATCTCCAGCTGCTGAGCGAAGCACATCAACTCAACACCACGACCTCCTACCAAATATTCCACTCTCTCATCTGTCACTTTCCCATCTAGGGCTAATGCTAATGGCTAATATATATGCCCTTTATTCGGTTTATGTCATTTACCatacccgtctcaatccctacagatgcgtctccgaatttcgtcgctggttcattcatttcatttattcagtttacatctaaacagacaacactgaatcaacaatttgacgctacaatacacggtttgaggcctgcacctggtctgcccacctcgccgctgtgctccacgccgtctcattcttgccggatcggaagcgaacaccatctttacagggttgctgtctggcattcttgcaacatgtcctgccatcGTACCCTtgcggctttagctaccttctggatactgggtttgccgtagagctgggcgagctcgtggttcattcttcgccgccacacaacgtcttcttgcacaccgtcaaagatggtcctaagcacccgtctctcgaataatccgagtgcttgcaagtcctcctcgagcattgtccatgtttcatgtccgtagaggactaccggtcttatcagcgtcttgtacatgtcacatggtggtgcggtggtgaatattttttgaccgcagtttcttctggagtccgtattaggcccaacttccacagatgatacgccttcgtatttcacgactaacattgttatcagccgttagcaaggatccaaggtagacgaatacttagaccacctcgaaggtatccccgtctatcgtaacactgcttcccaggcgggccctgtcgcactcggttccgcccacaagcatgtacttcgtctacgatgcattcaccaccagtccaacttttgttgcttcacgtttcagataggtgtacagttctgccgcctttgcaaatgttcggccgacaatgtccatgtcacccgcgaaacaaataaattgactggatctgtcgtCGCTGGTATTGATTTCGTAGATCTGCAGTCAAACAAAGTACGCGAACACAATAACCGCCCTAGTTTCAGCTCCGAACTTCTTCTGAAACGAACTTTCTCTCGGAGtttgatctgtcaaactaaatgatgCGTTTTTTAGTGCAATTTCATGAGAATCTAGCGCACTTCGTCCGAAGTTGG
Encoded proteins:
- the LOC134206018 gene encoding uncharacterized protein LOC134206018, with the translated sequence MLHGGQQLTIASIRERFWPTNIRNLVRKVIHEYVPCFRAKPRIQDQLMADLPTERVTPCPPFLRVGVDYCGPFNVAYHHRRNRPTKVFVAVYICLVTKAVHLELAADLSAQGFIATLKRFTARRGEPEIIMCDNGRNFVGARRRLEELHRLFSDQQFQSTVTRHSTDEQIVFRFIPPRSPNFGGLWESAVKSFKLLLKRTIGLRTLLYDEMNTILAQAEAVLNSRPLTALSNDPDDFEALTPGHFLIQRTLTAIPEPDLDGIPENRLTAYQTAQRHIQQLWKKWSKLYLSDLHNRTRWTIRRNNTVVGTMVVLKEEEQPPLKWKLGRVIDIHSGGDGHVRVVTVKTKDGSYRRAISKVCVLPIRDNILTLNGEN